From the genome of Megalopta genalis isolate 19385.01 chromosome 13, iyMegGena1_principal, whole genome shotgun sequence:
CTAAAAAATACGTAACTACTCGTTTACTTTGTCTTCTATGGAATTCATTTTGGTTCGTAAGGAAATTCCGGAAGTGAAGTAACGAAAGAAGAAAGTCGCCATTTTGTGTTCGCCGAGAAGGATAAAGACTCTGTGAATGACGGTTGGACCGAGCTGAGTAGCATTCGTTTAATTATCGTTCCTTTGTTTTTTCTTCCATCATTCGTTCGGCTGTGCCGTGTTAAACAGCGTTGATGATTGGGATTCCGCGTGACGATCGACATAAGATCACGGTTAAAATCCGCAACAATATGAAAAGGAGCTCTAGTCGAGACACTCCACCTCCTCGCGTCAAACGAAGCAGATCTTCCATGGGACGGTATGCCGTTTTTCCGTTATCTGtcataatttttttctttttaaaatgaTCATTAATAATAAGACATACTTTGTTTTTCTACtttttttataacaatttatatgataataataataataataataattaaatactgaatactaaataattaaatacaaaataacaaacACATACATTGGTGTACTATTATTAAATACGTTTTTTTTGTGttgtaataaataattcttaTTAAAATCTATGATACGAAATTATATTATGAATTTACAGATATGACGATTCTAGTGATGAAAGAATAACACCTGAAAGAATCCGTCGTCGTAGTAGAGGAGCAAGAAGTCCGAGTCCTCCGACACGAGCTTCATCTCATGCTCGTTACGTTGAATCTAGTTCTCACAGAGATGATTATCTAAGAGCACCAAGAGAATTACCCCCGGAACGTCCTTATAGCTACAAAGTACTTTGCATCAGTTCAATTCACCCAAAAGCAAGCGACGAAGTTATTAAAGATACTCTTTACAGAGAGTACAAGAAGTTTGGGGACTTCTCTATTAGAATTTCTCACGAGTTAGATGAACGAGTTGCATATGTTTGTTTCAGAAGTTCAGAAGATGCTAGAGATGCAAAACATGCAAAACCAAGGATTATTATGTATGATAAAGTGGCACTTGTTGAACCAGTATATGAGAGACCAGATACTTATCGTCGTCCAAGATCAATTACACCACCTGATTATGAAAGATATTATGCTAGAAGTCCTGGTCCAACAGATAGGCATAGAccattagagagatatgaaagaGTTTATGGACCTCCAGTTGGATTGCCTCCACCACACAGAGAAATGAGACGTGAAACAATTCCTCCACCTCATCATGACTTTGTTAGACCACCAATTCATCATGGGCCACCCCATGTTCACCCTGGACCACCGCATCATTATGGGCCTCCAAGACATATGATGATACGTCATCCagttcatggatttgaacgtgtGGAAAACAAGAAAGACAAATTTCCTAACTATTTGCATCATGTTTCACCAGAAGATGATCCACTAGCAACAAGGACTTTGTTTGCAGGAAACTTGGAAATCAATATCACGGAGGaagaattaaggagaatttttAGTAAATATGGGACTGTTGATGATATTGATATTAAAAGACCCCCACCGGGAACAGGAAATGCTTATGCTTTTGTCAGATTCCAAACTTTAGACATGGCACATAGATGTAAAGTCGAATTATCTGGACAGTATATTGGAAAATTCCAATGCAAAATTGGTTATGGGAAAGCTACTCCTACTACAAGAATTTGGGTTGGTGGTTTAGGACCATGGACTTCTGTGCCACAATTAGAAAGAGAATTTGACCGATTCGGAGCAATAAAGAAAATTGATTATATAAAAGGCGACAACAATGCTTACATTTTGTATGACTCCATTGATGCAGCTCAAGCTGCTGTAAAAGAAATGAGAGGTTTTCCGTTAGGTGGTCCAGATAGAAGATTGAGAGTAGATTTTGCAGATGTGACACCAGGATTTGGATTCAAACCAAGGCCTTATCCAGAGGAAAGTGGAGAATTTAGACCAAGACCAGTAGATTATGAGTCTTCTTATGATCCTTATGGGCCAGATAGTGACTTTGGTTATGGATCAAGAGGGCTCAGAGGTAGAGGATCTGCACCCTGGCACGAGAGGAGAGGTGCAGGTAGAGGTGGTTATCGTGGAACTTATCCAGAATGTTATGTACGAGATGATGCTGATTGGTCTAGTCGCAGACCACCGCCAGAGTTAGAATACGAAGCTCCAAGAAGTTTACGTCGGTCGTTATCAAGAGAACCTGGTGTAGACAGATCAAGATCACGATCTCCTCGCAGGAGGCAAATCGATTCAGACTCAGATTCCGAGAATACGCGTACGGGAATGCTTTCTACCTCTCGAACACTGCCAGAAGTTGCTAGAAAATCGATAGCAGTATGGCAGGGAGCATTAATTTTAAAGAATTCTCTATTTCCAGCTAAATTTCATTTAACTGATGGTGACACGGAAATCATTGAAGCTCTAATGAAAGATGAAGATGGGAAACATATGCTAAGAATTACACAAAGATTGCGTTTAGATCAACCAAAATTAGATGATGTCTCAAAAAGAATTCAAACTTCCAGTTCACATGCTATATTCCTAGGACTCGCTGGttcaagtacagtaatttctacaGATGATGCTAATGTACAGACAAGACCATTGCGTAACTTAGTAtcatatttgaaacaaaaaGAGGCAGCAGGAGTTATTTCACTGCTTAACAAAGACACAGAGGGGACAGGAGTTCTTTATGCATTTCCACCCTGTGCATTTTCTAcagaattattaaaaagaacCTGTCCAAGTCTCAGTGAAGAAGGACTCAAGGAGGATCACCTGGTAATCGTCGTTGTTAAGGGGGGTAGTGCTTAAGTTTTCTTCATGGTTAAGGCTTAgatttaaatatatgtatatgtatatatgtatatatttatatatatatatacatatatatattataaatatatatacatgaatGTGTGTACACGCGTGAGAATGAGTGTCTGTGTTTGTATATATTGACCAAAGTGTTTAGTACCATcactttaatatattatttgcattgtttgGAAAAATACTTCATATAAAATctgaatatttaatatttattagcttCAGAGGACTTTTACAAATATGGATACCATTttttatataacattttttttgttcaaattatttgtttagatAAGATTTTctgaattttataataataatgtgaatGTGTCCACAGAGATTTTCAAAGATTGTGCACTCTGCATAAAGAAGTGAAAGTCTTTTAATTGagaaatataaatagaataaatcaaaatttattaaatGTTATGCTTAATATGTGAAAGAATAATAATCATAAGAAATTAAAAACAGTAAataatgcaaagatgaaacaAAGTCTAAATGCAAAATGAAAGAGATATGGGATGTATGTTATTTTCTACATTCGAATTATAAATGTTAAAGACTTGAAACTCTTGATGTTACAACTTTATCaacgttaaattaattttctgtgattaattttttaaaattgcaaaTAAGTAAAGTAGAAGGATGCTAGACACATAAGTCCATATATACATTAGAAACATTAAATTTTTGTGAATCTGAATTGCTGACAAaatgtttaattaataattagtctGATAGAAAAAGtttaatatgaaatattttctcAATAGTTTAGTAtcgatttttattaatatttgttaCTGCATTTCTTTTGATGCTTATATACACATACTTCATTTTCTTTAAGATTTCAAAAACAAGAAACTAGAAAAAAGCAATTCAGTATTCGTTACGTtttgacaaaatatttaattaagttGTCCTACTGATCACAGATAACTTATAAGTATCTTGGATTAAATTGTACTATAATTGTACACTCTCATGAGTGTATATACAGTTCTTTcatattcaattcaaattctGAAGAATCTTTTCTTTCTAAACATTATCTTTAtccttttttaaatattttatattgaacTAAAAATTTTAACCATAGTAAAAGTAGAATATGAAGGATCTGCTTAGAGTATATTTGATACAGTAATTAAGTCTAATTAATTGTAAAACTGCATTTTATGATTATGTAGAATTATCTGtgtgatatatacatataatacttaCATAAGTGACATGTGCGGACGTGTTCTAAAAAGTGAACTGAAGAAAGTGATTGGACAGAATTCCTAACGGCTCTCTGTGCTTTTCTCCCAGTGAAAAGGGACAGAATCGTTtcttttgaaaggacagtgttTGGTGGTAAATACATGAAAagcataaaagaaaaaaaatagaacGTGTACAGTGAAATGTAAAAAAATCCGAGTGTTTGTGCTTGGCGACCAACATTGTGACGCTcttttaaaatactattttaaaagtGCGTTACAGTATGGCGCAATTGAAGGTGCAGTGGTTTAATCACACAATAGTGTTGAAACAACAAATAGATGACTATTACGCTGAGTTTAATGCATTCATTATTCTTAGTTCTCCTACCAAAGTTTCAGTGACACCAGATGGAAATAATGATTCTAACATTAGATATGTAAATGATTTTTAACTGGAAGATCTATGATTATTTCAGTGGCATCACAGgattttcaatttgttcaatagGAAATGGAAATTTGCCATGAAGAAATATTTTGGTTGATTTCAGTGGTATCGAGAGAAAAGAAAATGATTGTTACATAGAGAAGTTTAATTACATTACCATAAAATGCATGTTGTGACTTGGCAATCagtcgcatgggttttgaacaCAAGTTTTCTTGTGAAGTTGACCGTGAATATGGTGGAGTGGTTTTCCTTGTTTTTTTCAAGAAGATTCTTCCCGTCTCACTTAGATCAATTGTGCAATTAGTGTTCTTTGTGGTCTGTGGCCATTTCTGGCTTTTTAATTCTTAAAAAGTaacaatttaaaatatttaaaataagaaaAACAGTAGCATTTTCAAATTTCATATCCTACAGAAACAATTGTGACAAATTTAAAAGTGAAGAATTGTCGGTGCTGCTTGAAAGTGTTTCATTTTAAtttgaaaattttttaaataattaaaatttagaAAAAGAAAGATTTGTTTCAGAGCCACCACAACGAAAGGGTTTGGATAGAAGAAATCATCTACTGTCCACTGTATTTTATGCTTTATACAAATAAATCAAAAGATTGGCAAATATTTTAAAGCTCAATTTTTTAATACTGAAAGGATACATAGAATAAAGCACTCATATTAATCCtttatttatcttcataaaaagTTTATTGGTAATACCATCCAACAGTGGAAATCAAAGATGATAGTATTTTAATAAAGGTACCCAATTATGAATACTGTTTTTATTGaagtatatatttaatatttctttaagtattatatgtttaatatttctatttccACTGTAGATGGTAAGTACACACGTAATTCCCCATATctaagaaataaaaatagagcAATTAAAAATACATAGTTAAAGTAAAgtacaaaatattataaaactCTAATGATCTTTTAAAtgcaaaatttttatattttaaggttacttttgtttttacatattttcaacttaatattattttatttcatgatCTCAAACAATGTGAGAAACAGAAACAAAAAATAACTACCtacttttttaataaatatattttttaaaaatgtataacaaatgaataattttgtGCACTTTttctatatataaatacatatagtaGTAATATAAATTTACATACATATGCATATCAAATGTTTAATATACGTACATTGCATTTTTAATGATGATTTAATAAACATATCTATATatcaaattttataattttacttaaatgtacatatatgtggtatacattattattataattgacgTATATTTATGTGTACATCGATCTTACAAAAGTAAAAATTACAAGGTTCATCATAAAGCATATAACCTTCAAATTATAGGttaataaatgcataatatcAAGGAATGGCAAAAAATTCATTTGTAATTTTGAGTTAAGCAGTCATAAATGTAAACCGAATATGTTTATGCTTCAAAGCAAAATGACATTCAAAATCATTTTAGCAAGTAAATTATTCTATAAAATTGCTTTGTCGATAATATTCATGAGATGTAAAAGATGTGTGGCATTAAGTACTTAATTTTAGTTGAAAAAGTATAAGTTTTCATACTTTTCACAGAATAAAGCACATAATTTGCTCAATAAGAGAAATTAGTAACActcaaaaataatatattttgatTACAATTTGTCCTTTCcgttttttatataaaaacttAACTATTGTTAGAttaaaatgcaattttaaatATGTGTAAAGATTCATATCAATTTACATTAGTCACATTTATTGATACAGATTAAAAAAACCTACAGGAAGTATCTGAAATTTGTTCAAAACTAAAATctttcattttataaaattttattgtaatcCGAAATTACAATTCTAATGACTGTGTTTCTTGATACTAATTTATATTCCAAACTCCTTTTTACATTACAGTTTATGAAATGATCGCttaaaatacaaatattaaattttaagcaAAGCAATGATAATGCACCCCAAAAATTATTATACTTTTAAATACCTTAACTATAATAAACCATATGTAAAGgaacatataaaaaataatagcaATAGATGTGATGTAAAGAATATTTTTAGTGCACATTCTAAATTCTAATCTATAATGTATGTTTTTAGTTCATGCAATTCAAACATTTTTTCAACTTTGCATAATGTTAACAATTTCTTGGTTTTAAGGAAAATATACCTTTTTACGGCCATAATGAAAAGTGATATCTATATTTCTTTTCATTAATGAAAATGCATTAAAATATTATCTAATTTCCCAAATGAAGtaatacataaatattatagtattaagaAATCTTATTTGTGGTTTtctaagcaaaacaaattaaaataggATATAGTTAACTATACTGTAAGAGTAATCAAATACTGATCAACATTGTGCACGATTTAAACAATTACAAAATAGTATCTATATGATTCGGTGGTATGAAGTGGATATCACACATACATgcatatatatgaatatatatatatatgtgtcaTATGCTTTTGCGCAAGCGCTTGTTTCTATGTGTTTACGCACGCACGCGCGCGCATTAAACTGTTTATGTTTAAGGTTTACGATTCAGGAAAAGTATCTAAATAAATATCAACATTACTCTTTCTCTTATTACTTAAAAAATACAGTTATGGCATCGCATTACGGTTGAATAGCTATCAAAATTAGAGTCCCTTTtggcatttttattttaattgcgaTCATTATAGGGCTCCCAGTTATGAAAGGAAGCTTATTCTTTCCAGTCTTTCTTAATTTCAAACGACCACTCCCACTTTAGATGTTCATGCTTGTCATCATCAGTAAACAAGGAGCTTACACTATAGGCACCACGCGCCATTACTCCAGCTGGTGCATCCTCTGCTGGAGTTGTGTATGATTGCACTTCTGTTTTTGGTGGGTAAGAACCAACCATATGCATCATTTTATCCACTGAAATGTAACAGGAACTGTTGATGAACTTGACAatcaataattaattttaatatgtaAGTATTGAACTTTAAAATTACCTGTGACACCTAGCAAGGAAAACATTAAACAAAAATCGAATATAGGTTTAATTGATAATTTTTGACGATTGTGACTTATAATTTTAAGTTAGTGACAAAGCATTTATCATATACTTATTGTTTAACCTTTTCTATAACTTACCAGGTACTCCAAGCCGATACGTCTTTTGAACATATTTTAAACCATGCACAATTTCACGCTGCACAATAAAGTCAATCCTTATTTTATAACTAACGCCCTCTTTTATTACAAATGTTTGTTTCTTCAATTGAGACAGATCACCCGTTAAATCCAATTCCATATCTGGTCGGTCCGCAACACATAATGCTAATTTTTTTACTATTACCTTCCTTGGATCATTAGGATCTGTGAAAAATTCATTAAAGAATATGTAATATTAGTTCTTTTACGTAACACCTTCTATTAAGTAAACTTAATTAACTAATAACTTGCATACCTACAACAATACCACCAGACTTTGCTTCTCCTAAAAGTGTTTCTTTATATTTACGTAAACTTTCAtcttctttgtctgtttctaaAATCTGTTCAATTGTTTTCTCTGGAGGAGGTCTGTAATTAGATTCTACTTCCAATTCCTCTTCCACAGTGTCTATGTGATCTGCATTCGACTCTGACATCTCTgctacaataaaattattattacacttttatcttataatatatacattatttatacttatattcaagtatatatacatattttcaaTTGTATGCATTGAAAatagatattataaatattataatattaatcttgagttaataataattttaaaagttTCAATACaattatacatacatttatatatatatatatatatatacacgtcCACATATACACACCCATACACGCATCAACTTGTACACATTGTCATATACTGTGTTTCTATGGACcaatatttttagaaaaatcAAATTATTAGAAGTAATAATAATgcatattttttttaaaattcttATACCCTTCTATAACATAAAAGAATTGCGAAAAATATCGAAAAatgaaacaattgtaaaaagaaAAGGCGAACAATTTGGAAGCAGGAAAATGACAGGCAGATAAAAAATGTCTGGATGAAAGTGCAAAACTGTTAACAAACAATCCATAGAAAATAGATCTATTTTGGAGGAAGCTAAATGTTTGAATAGTAAACTTACCTTAATTATAAAATAGGATGACAAAGATTAAAGAACGAAAACTtatgcaaaattattagcaatcTCTTAATCCTGTTTGCCACCCCTCTGTGATTCGCTTCTCAAAGCGGAAGACATGGACAATATGGCGGCATGAAAAGGGCGGGTACTTCCTGTTCTGATAGTCATTCAAGGTTAATTTCTTATTTCAGTTGTTTCTTAAATTATTTTGTAGTACGAAGGTGTAATTTGTCTTGTATTTAACATTATGATAACTActgatttaaataaattcatttctACTCACTTTCTTTTAGTTAACGTGTAAAATTTAGACTGTGTTGAATTATGTATTTATTGAAAACGCGATGTATTTCCCGCGTTTTATTGCAATTGTATCATATCTGTATCCATATTATATATGTACATCTGCATAACTATATGTATGTagaaatttatatatagtaaaCAATCTCATATTTTGTTTTTTACGAATTAACTTTTTAAATGTATCcataaattattactatatattcatTCAAAATAATATCTCTCCATTACTACTACCATAAGTTATGTATGACGTCATTTGTTAGCTGTAATTTGTATGGttatttacaattataaaatccCCGACATGGCATTCTAATAATTTCCACTTACGATGCTATTAAAATATTCTAAAAGGTATACAATCATTTGCGTTTgccataattatttatttaacataaaTTATAATTGCTGGTTGATGTATTGTGTTTAAAAACAAAATTGCACACTTATTCGATCGCAAATATAAGAGAATTTCTCTTTAAATTAATATACATCATGCGTTATTGGACATGTTATCTGGActtaaattattttctaaaatatatTGACAATGTTCTAAAAGTATTTCCATGCCCTTTTGATTCCTAAAATTTGTTTTGCAGTTGTGAAGCTTTTCATACAGTAGTTCTGGATGCACTTTCGccaattcttttaaactatctgaaaaaaatatataattataatgtattaaCACTAGCAGTAACTtcattatagtaataatacaatatatatatatatatatatatatatatatatatatataattacctAGTATATATTTCTGAAATTCACTTTCCGGTTCATCTAAATATATTATAGTTGTAGTATATAAAGTATCTACATGAGCTTTATTGAAATGTAAATTATAATCCTCAGGTATAGAACTCCAAACTTTTACTAGAACTTCCATAGATGCCAATCTAATATTGTCACATCCATCATCTAGTCTTTTTAAAAGTACAGGATACATTTTGTGTATAAATTCTTCAGTGATGTTACAAGATCTTTTTCTGATGCACACTATCAAATATAGAGCCTTTAAAGAATATAGTCTACTTTTTTTAGAATTGTCATCTGCTAGACTAATGAGAGTAGGAATTATTTTATCCAATGCTGAAGGAATATTTTTTTCTGATAAACATTGATCTTTCTCCAATAGACAGTCTGCTTTATATTTCTCTAAGAAAGCACACAGACAACATACGGCTGCAGTACGTATAGCTTCAGCAGTTTTTCCTGCACTCCAAATTAAAGCAGGAAATATACAATTCTCCAAAAATTgataacagtaatttaaatcTATAATTTCATGTAAAGATCCTTGATTAAAATACTCcgataataaaatgaaatgttttaatcgtagtGCAGGTTCAGCGTCATTTGCCATAGTCTGTTTTAAAATTGGCAGCATAATATTCATGTTAAAATTGAGAACTGTTTTAACATAACTTAAGCATGCACAAAAAATTTGAGACTCGGGATTATAGATTGACCATGATTTACTGTTGGAGAATAATGAATT
Proteins encoded in this window:
- the nito gene encoding RNA-binding protein spenito, whose protein sequence is MIGIPRDDRHKITVKIRNNMKRSSSRDTPPPRVKRSRSSMGRYDDSSDERITPERIRRRSRGARSPSPPTRASSHARYVESSSHRDDYLRAPRELPPERPYSYKVLCISSIHPKASDEVIKDTLYREYKKFGDFSIRISHELDERVAYVCFRSSEDARDAKHAKPRIIMYDKVALVEPVYERPDTYRRPRSITPPDYERYYARSPGPTDRHRPLERYERVYGPPVGLPPPHREMRRETIPPPHHDFVRPPIHHGPPHVHPGPPHHYGPPRHMMIRHPVHGFERVENKKDKFPNYLHHVSPEDDPLATRTLFAGNLEINITEEELRRIFSKYGTVDDIDIKRPPPGTGNAYAFVRFQTLDMAHRCKVELSGQYIGKFQCKIGYGKATPTTRIWVGGLGPWTSVPQLEREFDRFGAIKKIDYIKGDNNAYILYDSIDAAQAAVKEMRGFPLGGPDRRLRVDFADVTPGFGFKPRPYPEESGEFRPRPVDYESSYDPYGPDSDFGYGSRGLRGRGSAPWHERRGAGRGGYRGTYPECYVRDDADWSSRRPPPELEYEAPRSLRRSLSREPGVDRSRSRSPRRRQIDSDSDSENTRTGMLSTSRTLPEVARKSIAVWQGALILKNSLFPAKFHLTDGDTEIIEALMKDEDGKHMLRITQRLRLDQPKLDDVSKRIQTSSSHAIFLGLAGSSTVISTDDANVQTRPLRNLVSYLKQKEAAGVISLLNKDTEGTGVLYAFPPCAFSTELLKRTCPSLSEEGLKEDHLVIVVVKGGSA
- the LOC143258726 gene encoding rho GDP-dissociation inhibitor 2-like, whose translation is MSESNADHIDTVEEELEVESNYRPPPEKTIEQILETDKEDESLRKYKETLLGEAKSGGIVVDPNDPRKVIVKKLALCVADRPDMELDLTGDLSQLKKQTFVIKEGVSYKIRIDFIVQREIVHGLKYVQKTYRLGVPVDKMMHMVGSYPPKTEVQSYTTPAEDAPAGVMARGAYSVSSLFTDDDKHEHLKWEWSFEIKKDWKE